A genomic region of Microlunatus sagamiharensis contains the following coding sequences:
- the ggt gene encoding gamma-glutamyltransferase, whose product MTQKNATALGTGGAVSSVDPEATRAGIEVLRKGGNAVDAAIATAAALGVTEPYSTGIGGGGYLVYYDARSGKVSTIDGRETAPASIPGDAFVDKATGKPYPFTPDLVTSGASVGVPGTPLTWEKALDRWGTLSLGQALRPAEKIADRGFVVDDTFREQTLQNKDRFAQVSTTADLYLPGGDAPKVGSVFRNRDLAATYRALGREGTKVIYGGRVGEDIVRTVQDPPTTADATLPFPKGYLEKSDLKAYRVKRPAPTKVRYRGLDVYSIAPSSSGGSTVGEALNILQTTKLSRLPRTTALHDYLDASSLAFADRNAYVGDPAFVDVPLDTLLSKRFARSRACLIGDRALPTPTAPGALDADGCSSAAPVGRNEVGTSTSHLVTSDRWGNVVSYTLTIEQTGGSGIVVPGRGFLLNNELTDFSYDPSAAGYASDPNRLEGGKRPRSSMAPTIVLQDGKPRYAIGSPGGATIITTVLQTLVNRVDLGMTLPEAVAAPRASARNLASVSAEPEFVAAYGDDLEALGYTLVPTGDSFTLNAQIGAVAALEFRRGGRVLAVAEPVRRGGGDAEVVRPR is encoded by the coding sequence GTGACCCAGAAGAACGCGACCGCGCTCGGCACGGGCGGCGCGGTCTCCAGCGTCGACCCCGAGGCCACCCGCGCCGGGATCGAGGTGCTGCGCAAGGGCGGCAACGCCGTGGACGCGGCGATCGCCACCGCGGCCGCGCTCGGGGTCACCGAGCCGTACTCCACCGGCATCGGGGGCGGCGGCTACCTCGTCTACTACGACGCGCGCAGCGGCAAGGTCTCGACGATCGACGGGCGCGAGACCGCGCCGGCGTCGATCCCGGGCGACGCCTTCGTCGACAAGGCGACCGGCAAGCCGTACCCGTTCACCCCCGACCTGGTGACGAGCGGAGCCAGCGTGGGGGTGCCGGGTACGCCGCTCACCTGGGAGAAGGCGCTCGACCGCTGGGGGACGCTCAGCCTCGGCCAGGCGTTGCGGCCGGCCGAGAAGATCGCCGACCGCGGGTTCGTCGTGGACGACACCTTCCGCGAGCAGACCCTGCAGAACAAGGACCGCTTCGCCCAGGTCAGCACCACCGCCGACCTCTACCTGCCGGGCGGCGACGCGCCGAAGGTCGGTTCCGTCTTCCGCAACCGCGACCTCGCCGCCACCTACCGGGCGCTCGGGCGCGAGGGCACGAAGGTGATCTACGGCGGTCGGGTCGGCGAGGACATCGTCCGGACGGTGCAGGACCCGCCCACGACCGCGGACGCCACGCTCCCCTTCCCGAAGGGCTACCTCGAGAAGTCCGACCTGAAGGCGTACCGGGTCAAGCGACCCGCGCCGACCAAGGTGCGCTACCGCGGGCTCGACGTCTACAGCATCGCGCCGTCCTCGAGCGGCGGCTCGACCGTCGGCGAGGCCCTGAACATCCTGCAGACCACGAAGCTGTCGCGGCTGCCGCGCACCACGGCCCTGCACGACTACCTCGACGCCTCGTCCCTGGCCTTCGCCGACCGCAACGCCTACGTGGGCGACCCCGCCTTCGTCGACGTGCCGCTGGACACGCTGCTCTCGAAGCGCTTCGCCCGCTCGCGGGCCTGCCTGATCGGCGACCGGGCCCTCCCGACGCCGACCGCGCCCGGGGCCCTCGACGCCGACGGCTGCTCGTCCGCCGCACCGGTCGGTCGCAACGAGGTCGGCACCTCGACCTCCCACCTCGTCACCTCCGACCGGTGGGGCAACGTCGTGTCCTACACGCTCACGATCGAGCAGACCGGCGGCTCCGGCATCGTCGTGCCCGGTCGCGGCTTCCTGCTCAACAACGAGCTGACCGACTTCAGCTACGACCCGAGCGCAGCCGGCTACGCCTCCGACCCCAACCGGCTCGAGGGCGGCAAGCGCCCGCGCAGCTCGATGGCCCCCACGATCGTGCTGCAGGACGGCAAGCCCCGCTACGCCATCGGCTCCCCCGGCGGCGCCACGATCATCACCACGGTGCTGCAGACGCTGGTCAACCGCGTCGACCTCGGCATGACGCTGCCCGAGGCGGTCGCGGCGCCCCGCGCCAGTGCGCGCAACCTCGCCTCGGTGAGCGCCGAGCCGGAGTTCGTCGCCGCGTACGGGGACGATCTGGAGGCCCTCGGCTACACGCTGGTCCCGACCGGCGACTCCTTCACGCTGAACGCCCAGATCGGCGCCGTCGCGGCGCTGGAGTTCCGCCGCGGCGGACGCGTGCTCGCCGTGGCCGAGCCGGTCCGCCGGGGCGGGGGTGACGCCGAGGTGGTGCGCCCCCGCTGA
- a CDS encoding DUF4383 domain-containing protein, whose amino-acid sequence MAALAPDPRRAKRSQIQLGAAGFGVVFLLVGVAGFIPGITSHSMHLGMAGRESTARLLGIFQVSVLHNAVHLAFGVAGLLFSTTAMRARNYLLYGALVYAVVFFYGILIPYQGGANFLPLNAADDALHFALAGAMFAASLVLDRGPAWTEVLQKGKADL is encoded by the coding sequence ATGGCCGCCCTCGCCCCGGACCCCCGCCGGGCCAAGCGCTCGCAGATCCAGCTCGGCGCGGCCGGCTTCGGGGTCGTCTTCCTGCTCGTCGGCGTGGCCGGCTTCATCCCGGGCATCACGAGCCACTCGATGCACCTCGGCATGGCTGGTCGGGAGTCGACCGCCCGGCTCCTCGGCATCTTCCAGGTCTCGGTGCTCCACAACGCCGTGCACCTGGCCTTCGGCGTCGCCGGCCTGCTCTTCTCGACGACCGCGATGCGCGCCCGCAACTACCTGCTCTACGGCGCCCTCGTCTACGCCGTCGTCTTCTTCTACGGGATCTTGATCCCCTACCAGGGCGGCGCGAACTTCCTGCCGCTGAACGCCGCCGACGACGCGCTGCACTTCGCGCTGGCCGGGGCGATGTTCGCCGCCTCGCTCGTCCTGGACCGGGGTCCCGCCTGGACCGAGGTCCTCCAGAAGGGCAAGGCCGACCTCTGA
- a CDS encoding GAF domain-containing protein, whose product MELRSRFVAELRTLSGGRYHDLSPDRVSDAVRRVLGLPGAGIVMLHRLVRLPVGSSGEHVPLAEQLQVTLGEGPCLSSAAHGRAMASSRDALVLGWPVYGRALIAHTPFRSTLSFPLARSGVVFGALGGYSTDPEPPLEWPLEVIESEVMELVGGLLLAGLPEPGDALGSGDGRVLQERHAVYVALGMVMQAGDLEELDALAVLRA is encoded by the coding sequence GTGGAGCTCCGCTCGCGGTTCGTCGCCGAGCTCCGCACCCTCAGCGGCGGCCGCTACCACGACCTCTCGCCGGACCGCGTGTCCGACGCCGTCCGCCGGGTCCTGGGCCTGCCCGGCGCCGGGATCGTGATGCTCCACCGCCTCGTGCGGCTGCCGGTCGGCTCGTCGGGGGAGCACGTGCCCCTGGCCGAGCAGCTCCAGGTCACCCTCGGCGAGGGGCCCTGCCTCAGCTCGGCCGCCCACGGTCGCGCGATGGCCTCCTCCCGGGACGCGCTGGTCCTGGGCTGGCCGGTCTACGGGCGCGCGCTGATCGCCCACACGCCGTTCCGCAGCACGCTGTCCTTCCCGCTCGCCCGCAGCGGCGTGGTGTTCGGGGCGCTCGGCGGCTACAGCACCGATCCCGAGCCGCCGCTCGAGTGGCCGCTCGAGGTGATCGAGTCCGAGGTGATGGAGCTCGTCGGGGGCCTCCTGCTCGCCGGCCTCCCCGAGCCCGGCGACGCCCTCGGCTCCGGGGACGGACGCGTGCTGCAGGAGCGGCACGCGGTCTACGTGGCGCTGGGCATGGTCATGCAGGCGGGCGACCTCGAGGAGCTCGACGCGCTCGCCGTGCTGCGGGCGTAG